The following are from one region of the Sorghum bicolor cultivar BTx623 chromosome 2, Sorghum_bicolor_NCBIv3, whole genome shotgun sequence genome:
- the LOC8062758 gene encoding transmembrane protein 45B: MGTLVGHVAPGAGFLLIGLWQLFSHIRLFLLRPSSYSAPVWFPAPGVRHLELILIIIGAAMSILMELVIGPAKHQPFDDDGTIPSDHLHNFEHASISLALLVFAAVTIHLDRVKAPLRDAVSQLVAAAAFAQQLLIFHLHSADHMGVEGQFHWLLQTVIAVTLATTLLGIPYPRSIVVSLVRSASLVLQGVWFVVMGVMLWTPALIPKGCFLNLEEGHDVVRCRTDEALDRAKSLVNLQFSWYLTGTVVFVVLFYLQMAKLYPEEPQYLPLVKGGGGGGDDRDSRFSIGDDDHDDEDDVEAAKRGFGHVVSGTKPVEIER, from the coding sequence ATGGGCACTCTCGTCGGGCACGTCGCGCCGGGCGCCGGCTTCCTCCTCATCGGCCTGTGGCAGCTATTCAGCCACATCCGCCTGTTCCTGCTGCGCCCGAGCTCGTACTCTGCTCCGGTCTGGTTCCCGGCGCCGGGCGTGCGCCACCTCGAGCTCATACTCATCATCATCGGCGCGGCGATGTCCATCCTGATGGAGCTCGTCATCGGCCCCGCGAAGCACCAGCCGTTCGACGACGACGGCACCATCCCGTCAGACCACCTCCACAACTTCGAGCACGCGTCCATCTCGCTGGCGCTGCTCGTCTTCGCCGCGGTCACCATCCACCTCGACAGGGTAAAGGCGCCCCTGCGTGACGCCGTGTCGCAGCTCGTCGCCGCCGCGGCGTTCGCGCAGCAGCTGCTCATCTTCCACCTCCACTCGGCGGACCACATGGGCGTGGAGGGGCAGTTCCACTGGCTGCTGCAGACGGTCATCGCCGTCACGCTCGCCACCACGCTGCTCGGGATCCCTTACCCGCGGAGCATCGTGGTGAGCCTTGTCCGGTCGGCCAGCCTCGTGCTCCAGGGCGTCTGGTTCGTCGTCATGGGCGTCATGCTGTGGACGCCGGCGCTCATACCCAAGGGCTGCTTCCTCAACCTCGAGGAAGGGCACGACGTCGTCCGGTGCCGCACCGACGAGGCGCTCGACCGCGCCAAGTCGCTCGTCAACCTGCAGTTCAGCTGGTACCTCACCGGCACGGTGGTGTTCGTCGTCCTGTTCTACCTCCAGATGGCGAAGCTCTACCCCGAGGAGCCGCAGTATTTGCCGCTGGTGaagggaggaggcggcggcggcgatgacCGCGATAGCCGGTTCAGCATCGGAGACGATGATCACGACGATGAGGACGATGTCGAGGCTGCAAAACGTGGCTTCGGACACGTGGTTAGCGGCACAAAGCCTGTCGAAATCGAGAGGTGA